The following coding sequences are from one uncultured Desulfobacter sp. window:
- a CDS encoding cache domain-containing protein: MLQSLRSRILMIVVFIVVSTVTGIIYFVQKETLKTLAGVQEENARNILNTVMLNVENEYHSLIFHKETMLETRKNEREELVNIAVAAIRQFSDKFSRGILTKDQAKRQAIAIIRAMRYDKGAGYLWINDTGRPVPRMIMHPTIPELDNTILDDPKFNCALGKKQNLFQAFVDICLAKGQGYVDYHWPKPIKNGLTENQPKISYVALFKPWGWVIGTGVYIEDIERDAQKRLDAIISELRQTFLKVHLTKTGYMFIFNGDNEMLVHPTLAGTDGSVLIHPTTGNPLLKELKAASQTPEKAYEYIWDKPEHKGEFKFLKRAYIKYFPPLDWYIASSVYVDEIESGSRGLIKNIFFLSIIFLGLSIVLSVLLSKTLTNPLKRLMVSAEGIEKGGMSAHDIPITGTRETKALGIILKKMIHSISRSMNEKENLLTALQQAHDELEQRVSERTIDLETANSKLQIAKLEAEAANQAKSEFLANMSHEIRTPMNAILGMMHLALQTDLDDKQKNYIEKAHISAGNLLAILNDILDFSKIDAGKLEMEEIDFQLKELIDNMVNTINFSARDKGVKVVVKIEHDVPKALIGDLHRLSQVLINLGGNAVKFSNEGDVISLRIAMKEQDDSTVVLQFSVQDTGIGMSAEQQKKIFQPFSQADGSTTRRYGGTGLGLMVSKKLVQLMAGRIRVESVKDVGSTFSFTVRLGKQIGHPEKINSSAAINERTVSQALEKIRGTRILLVEDNDINRELAMELLTHKNIVVETANDGREALKMLADQDFDGVLMDCQMPVMDGYEATRKIREQEKFQKLPIIAMTANAMVGDREKALDAGMNDHIAKPIKPDEMYKTMAKWISAKFRSVIR, translated from the coding sequence ATGTTACAATCCTTACGATCAAGAATATTGATGATTGTCGTATTTATTGTTGTTTCAACTGTTACCGGTATCATCTATTTTGTTCAAAAAGAGACCTTGAAAACCCTGGCCGGGGTTCAAGAAGAAAACGCAAGAAATATACTGAACACAGTTATGCTCAATGTTGAAAATGAATACCATAGTTTGATTTTTCATAAAGAAACTATGCTTGAAACCCGGAAAAACGAAAGAGAGGAGCTTGTCAATATAGCTGTTGCTGCGATCCGGCAGTTTTCCGATAAGTTCAGTCGAGGCATTTTGACCAAGGATCAGGCGAAAAGGCAAGCCATCGCCATTATCCGGGCTATGAGATATGACAAGGGTGCGGGCTACCTGTGGATAAATGATACCGGGCGCCCGGTACCCAGAATGATCATGCATCCGACAATCCCCGAGCTGGACAATACTATTCTCGATGATCCGAAATTCAACTGCGCCCTGGGAAAAAAACAGAACCTTTTCCAGGCTTTTGTTGATATCTGTCTTGCCAAGGGGCAGGGATATGTGGATTACCATTGGCCTAAGCCCATCAAGAACGGCCTTACTGAAAATCAGCCCAAAATTTCTTATGTCGCATTGTTTAAACCATGGGGCTGGGTTATCGGAACCGGGGTTTATATTGAAGATATTGAACGCGATGCCCAAAAGAGACTGGATGCCATCATCTCTGAACTCCGGCAGACATTTCTAAAGGTTCACCTGACCAAAACCGGCTACATGTTTATTTTTAACGGTGACAATGAAATGCTCGTCCATCCGACCCTTGCCGGTACTGACGGTAGCGTCCTGATCCATCCCACCACGGGAAATCCCCTGCTCAAAGAACTTAAAGCAGCTTCCCAAACACCTGAAAAGGCGTATGAATATATCTGGGACAAGCCGGAGCATAAAGGGGAATTCAAATTTTTAAAACGGGCCTACATTAAATACTTCCCGCCGCTTGACTGGTATATTGCAAGCTCCGTTTATGTGGATGAAATCGAAAGCGGATCCCGGGGCCTGATAAAAAACATTTTCTTTTTGTCAATCATCTTCCTTGGGCTCTCCATTGTTTTATCCGTACTGCTTTCAAAAACCCTGACAAATCCCTTAAAAAGATTGATGGTTTCCGCTGAAGGCATTGAAAAAGGAGGGATGTCCGCCCATGATATCCCCATCACCGGGACAAGGGAAACCAAGGCATTGGGAATAATATTGAAGAAAATGATTCATTCCATCAGCAGATCCATGAATGAAAAAGAAAATCTGCTGACCGCCTTGCAGCAAGCCCATGATGAGCTTGAACAGCGTGTCAGTGAACGAACGATTGACCTTGAAACCGCCAATTCTAAATTGCAGATCGCCAAGTTGGAGGCCGAAGCCGCCAACCAGGCTAAATCCGAATTTTTAGCCAACATGAGCCACGAGATCCGAACGCCCATGAATGCCATCCTGGGTATGATGCATCTGGCACTGCAGACCGACCTGGATGATAAACAAAAAAATTATATTGAAAAGGCACACATCTCAGCAGGAAATCTCCTTGCCATTCTCAATGACATCCTTGATTTTTCAAAAATTGATGCCGGAAAGCTGGAAATGGAAGAGATCGATTTCCAACTCAAAGAGCTCATCGACAACATGGTTAACACGATCAATTTCAGCGCCCGGGACAAGGGTGTTAAAGTTGTGGTGAAGATAGAACATGATGTACCAAAAGCCTTGATTGGTGACCTCCATAGACTAAGCCAGGTATTGATCAATCTTGGCGGCAATGCCGTAAAGTTCAGTAATGAAGGAGACGTGATCTCTCTTAGAATCGCCATGAAGGAACAAGACGATTCAACCGTTGTATTGCAATTTTCAGTTCAAGATACAGGGATTGGTATGTCTGCCGAACAGCAAAAGAAAATATTCCAGCCATTCTCCCAGGCCGATGGTTCGACGACCCGTCGATATGGTGGAACCGGACTTGGACTGATGGTCTCAAAGAAACTCGTTCAACTGATGGCCGGCCGGATTCGGGTGGAAAGTGTAAAGGATGTCGGCAGCACTTTTTCCTTTACGGTCCGCCTTGGTAAACAGATTGGGCATCCGGAAAAAATAAATTCATCTGCTGCAATAAATGAAAGGACTGTTAGTCAGGCACTGGAAAAAATTCGCGGTACCAGAATCCTGCTTGTCGAGGATAATGACATTAATCGGGAACTGGCTATGGAGCTTTTAACCCACAAAAATATTGTGGTTGAAACGGCCAATGATGGTCGGGAAGCACTCAAGATGTTGGCAGATCAAGATTTTGACGGTGTTTTGATGGACTGTCAGATGCCTGTAATGGACGGATATGAGGCGACCCGGAAAATCCGTGAACAGGAAAAATTCCAAAAATTACCCATCATTGCCATGACGGCCAATGCAATGGTGGGTGACCGGGAAAAGGCGTTGGATGCCGGAATGAACGATCATATCGCTAAACCGATCAAGCCGGATGAGATGTATAAGACCATGGCGAAATGGATTTCAGCTAA
- a CDS encoding ABC transporter substrate-binding protein yields MFKYLHLKTVPFIDWQTLSLAFSRDEINAAFMLAPLAMDHFRKGEDLRLVLLGHRNGSVLITNKSANIKTIQDLKGKDILIPFHLSTHNILLHKLLKDHNLEIGIGKDVEVQTVAPSKMPTHVEIDTQGSIGGFLVAEPFGSNVIKAGLGDEFELSKNIWPGHPCCVLVVKTDIIRYFPNAVQELVNSLVKSGRFIKDNTEEAARIGVFFLNQDINVVRNILNSPADRITTDHLMPQIKDFEQIQNYIVNVTGNIYEKIDLKKFIYTGFADQAGAT; encoded by the coding sequence GTGTTTAAATATCTTCATCTAAAAACCGTGCCGTTCATCGACTGGCAGACCCTGAGCCTTGCCTTTTCCAGGGACGAAATCAATGCGGCGTTTATGCTGGCGCCCCTGGCCATGGACCATTTTAGAAAAGGAGAGGACCTAAGACTGGTTCTTTTAGGCCATCGCAACGGCAGCGTATTGATCACGAACAAAAGCGCAAACATAAAAACCATCCAGGATTTAAAGGGAAAAGACATCTTAATTCCCTTTCATTTGTCCACCCACAACATTCTTTTGCACAAACTGCTCAAGGACCACAACCTGGAAATCGGCATCGGAAAGGATGTTGAAGTCCAGACCGTAGCCCCCTCTAAAATGCCCACCCATGTTGAAATTGATACCCAGGGGAGCATCGGGGGATTCCTGGTGGCAGAACCCTTTGGTTCCAATGTCATTAAAGCCGGATTGGGCGACGAATTTGAATTATCCAAAAATATCTGGCCCGGCCACCCCTGTTGTGTCCTGGTGGTCAAAACCGACATTATCCGTTATTTTCCCAATGCAGTCCAGGAACTGGTCAACAGCCTGGTCAAATCCGGCAGATTCATAAAAGACAACACCGAAGAGGCCGCCAGGATCGGCGTATTTTTCCTGAACCAGGATATCAATGTGGTAAGGAACATTTTAAATTCGCCTGCAGACCGTATCACCACAGACCACCTGATGCCCCAGATCAAAGATTTTGAGCAGATCCAGAATTACATTGTCAATGTCACAGGCAATATTTACGAAAAAATAGATTTAAAAAAATTTATCTATACAGGATTTGCCGACCAGGCCGGTGCCACCTAA
- a CDS encoding ABC transporter substrate-binding protein, producing the protein MMVKHIAIRENRIYSVNRQMLALLLAGITFFIVSGHPICARATQQVSIGILMANDTRQNPVDGFTSGMAYYSGNCTEQLSYTILNADNQKHKLPAMARKLIESKPDIAVAAGGIEADALMAATRETDIPVVFLSVSSAIDRGLSSTMTAPDKNITGIETNDTQITAKRMWFIKRLLPEARKIFCFHMPSNVPSVESVKIARKKAKELGLELIVKEVETVYDIRNAAQMIFRENIDVILINPVAVIHGTLKETILPRAMKEKIPIFGYGMACIKKGVFASYAGSRYANGKQAARLAHKIIHGEKPENIPIETPEKYEFVINTWMVKKLDLTLPPTAYKMADKIVEIEF; encoded by the coding sequence ATGATGGTTAAACATATCGCGATACGGGAGAATCGCATCTATTCGGTTAACAGACAGATGCTTGCCCTGTTGCTGGCCGGCATCACTTTTTTTATCGTTTCAGGACATCCCATCTGTGCCCGGGCAACCCAACAGGTATCAATCGGCATTCTCATGGCCAACGACACCCGCCAAAACCCGGTGGACGGTTTTACAAGCGGCATGGCATATTATTCTGGCAATTGTACTGAACAATTAAGCTATACAATTTTGAATGCCGACAATCAAAAACACAAACTACCGGCAATGGCCCGGAAATTGATTGAGTCCAAACCGGATATTGCCGTGGCCGCGGGGGGAATTGAAGCCGATGCACTGATGGCCGCCACCCGGGAAACGGATATCCCGGTGGTATTTCTTTCGGTATCATCGGCCATTGACAGGGGACTTTCCTCAACGATGACCGCCCCGGACAAAAACATCACCGGCATAGAGACCAACGATACCCAGATTACGGCCAAACGGATGTGGTTCATTAAACGACTTCTACCCGAGGCCCGCAAAATTTTCTGCTTTCATATGCCCTCAAACGTTCCGTCTGTGGAATCCGTTAAAATTGCCCGTAAAAAAGCAAAAGAACTGGGCCTGGAACTGATCGTAAAAGAGGTGGAAACCGTTTATGATATCCGTAACGCCGCACAGATGATCTTCCGGGAAAATATTGATGTGATTCTTATAAATCCGGTGGCCGTGATCCACGGCACGTTGAAAGAGACCATTCTTCCCAGAGCCATGAAGGAAAAAATTCCGATATTCGGATATGGCATGGCATGCATAAAAAAAGGCGTTTTTGCGTCATACGCCGGGTCCAGGTACGCCAACGGGAAACAGGCCGCCCGCCTGGCACATAAAATTATCCATGGGGAAAAACCTGAAAACATTCCCATTGAAACCCCTGAAAAATACGAATTCGTTATCAACACATGGATGGTAAAAAAACTGGACCTTACACTGCCGCCAACCGCCTATAAAATGGCGGATAAAATTGTTGAGATTGAATTTTGA
- a CDS encoding response regulator: MKWWNKISFKLTLAILIMAVVPLGGFGIMSIDKIRSALLTSVSQTNFAAAKKAGNTIESAVHDTIVAVRVIMENNGFETQDSYDREWALQLLLKSFPQISSITITNTSGTPVLKVTKEDTYVPADFEKTQKMDAALDTTHSKQRIRPISRTSNGFLILPVDLFFLNPLARQNSFALTLEINLNRLLEIVSDQHIINAGYLYVLDEKGEIVLYPDKSVALAREKAMYNPLANLFVQGKKVPITLARHKNRDNTPVVSNAFTTDQPRLLVVVEQTTAKAMASADLILKWQVMVITAVVLLSGLLSLYFVLNLSRPIKKLEDGVDLISAGNLDVSIPIVSRDEIGNVTKAFNDMAASLRQAKKKDSDLLWIEQGISRLESILREERTVKQSCRDLINFLCSHVRSHIGLLYIRTHEHRFKPVAGFAVSPDDGTIPQFGYGEGLAGQCASEKKIRYMEDLPEKFFTVCSGLGEMPPKQSAIIPLTFNDQVEGILELGTLKTFTDMGKQFLKEAAGRIGMALNAARSRQEQNRLLEQTKTQKQTLEKQQEELQAANEELEEQTQRLMASEDQLRQQQEELQASNEELEEKTQYLERNRKQIEEKNQTLEQMKAALTQKAEDLARSGKYKSEFLANMSHELRTPLNSLLLLAKILSENKEQNLTPDQVESANVIFSSGSDLLNMINEILDLSKIEAGKMALTLRKIEIPEFARNIGATFSHMAREKKLELDVRVDSDCLPSIFSDFERVKQVLKNLIANAVKFTSQGGIYVSFYRPDKEVVLGQSLTGNDILAVSVKDTGIGIAKDKQTLIFEAFQQSEGGISRKYGGTGLGLSICRELSKLLGGEIHLQSTPGKGSTFTLYLPAGLDRKEQPIEKETQAVHPPPESAAPTKTEETPPDIPETHLVDLPDDREKITPDSKSVLIIEDDTHFGKTLMAFCANRGFLCLYSATGENGLSLARKYIPKAIILDIKLPGMDGWAVFHNLKENAATRHIPVHFMSVEAPVFNVRNKGAIGFLTKPVSPKSLETAMDRIETVATQKVKTLLIVEDNAAQQKSIKQLLDGRDIFIDDAPSGKGALAAVKSKNYDCIILDLGLPDMTGFELLECLTNDSSITLPPIIVYTGRDLSYEEEGILRRYSESIIIKGVKSEERLLDETSLFLHRMMDDLPADKKQIITDIHNSDRIFEGKTILLVDDDMRNMFALAKVLAERKMNVLKAENGQKAVEMIHNTPKIDLVLMDIMMPVMDGYKAMKTIRADKKYAGLPIIALTAKAMKQDKNDCIAAGANDYLTKPVDIDRLLSMMRVWLYK, from the coding sequence ATGAAATGGTGGAATAAAATCAGTTTTAAGTTAACACTGGCCATTTTGATTATGGCTGTTGTGCCCTTGGGCGGATTCGGCATTATGTCCATCGACAAAATCCGTTCTGCCTTGCTTACCTCGGTTTCCCAGACCAATTTTGCGGCCGCAAAAAAGGCCGGCAATACCATTGAATCCGCGGTTCATGATACCATTGTAGCCGTCCGCGTTATAATGGAAAACAATGGGTTTGAGACCCAGGATTCCTATGACCGGGAATGGGCGCTCCAACTGCTGCTCAAATCATTTCCACAGATATCTTCAATAACTATCACAAATACTTCGGGAACGCCTGTTTTAAAGGTAACCAAGGAGGATACTTACGTCCCGGCAGATTTTGAAAAAACACAAAAGATGGATGCGGCGCTTGACACAACACATTCCAAACAAAGAATACGACCCATTTCAAGGACCAGTAATGGGTTTTTAATTCTTCCGGTGGATCTGTTTTTCCTTAATCCCCTGGCACGGCAAAACAGCTTTGCATTGACCCTGGAAATCAATCTGAACAGGCTGCTTGAAATCGTATCGGACCAGCATATCATCAACGCCGGATACCTTTATGTTCTGGATGAAAAAGGGGAGATCGTTCTCTATCCTGATAAAAGCGTCGCCCTGGCCCGGGAAAAAGCAATGTACAATCCCCTTGCAAACTTGTTTGTACAAGGCAAAAAAGTTCCCATAACGCTTGCGCGACACAAGAACCGGGACAACACACCGGTGGTTTCCAATGCCTTTACCACAGACCAACCGCGCCTTTTAGTGGTGGTGGAGCAAACCACCGCCAAGGCCATGGCCTCGGCCGATTTGATTTTAAAATGGCAGGTGATGGTTATAACGGCGGTTGTACTGTTGTCCGGTCTGCTCTCTTTATATTTTGTATTAAACTTAAGTAGACCAATTAAAAAGCTTGAGGATGGGGTTGATCTTATTTCAGCGGGAAATCTGGATGTTTCCATCCCCATTGTCTCCCGGGACGAAATCGGAAATGTAACAAAAGCGTTCAATGACATGGCAGCAAGCCTCAGGCAGGCAAAGAAAAAGGACTCGGACCTGTTGTGGATTGAACAGGGAATTTCCAGACTTGAATCCATTTTAAGAGAAGAGCGGACAGTCAAACAATCGTGCCGGGACCTGATCAATTTTTTGTGCAGTCATGTCCGGTCCCATATCGGTCTGTTATATATCCGGACCCATGAACATCGGTTTAAACCTGTCGCCGGTTTTGCCGTTTCTCCCGATGACGGAACAATCCCCCAGTTTGGATACGGTGAGGGCCTGGCCGGCCAGTGCGCGTCTGAAAAAAAAATCAGGTACATGGAAGATCTGCCTGAAAAATTTTTTACTGTCTGTTCCGGTCTAGGTGAAATGCCGCCCAAACAGTCGGCCATCATCCCCCTGACCTTTAACGACCAGGTGGAGGGTATCCTGGAACTTGGGACGTTGAAAACCTTCACGGACATGGGCAAACAATTTTTAAAGGAAGCGGCCGGTCGTATTGGCATGGCACTGAACGCCGCCCGTTCCAGGCAGGAACAAAACAGGCTGTTAGAGCAGACAAAAACCCAGAAACAAACCCTGGAAAAACAGCAGGAAGAGCTCCAGGCGGCCAACGAAGAGCTCGAAGAACAGACCCAGCGCCTAATGGCATCCGAAGACCAACTCCGGCAGCAGCAGGAGGAACTGCAGGCCTCAAACGAAGAACTTGAAGAAAAGACACAATATCTTGAGCGCAATCGAAAACAGATAGAAGAAAAGAACCAGACACTGGAACAGATGAAAGCGGCCCTGACCCAAAAAGCCGAAGACCTGGCCCGGTCCGGCAAATATAAATCTGAATTTCTGGCCAACATGTCCCATGAGCTGCGAACGCCCCTCAACAGTCTGCTGCTGCTGGCAAAAATTTTGTCGGAAAACAAAGAACAAAATCTGACCCCGGATCAGGTAGAGTCCGCCAACGTAATTTTTTCCTCCGGGTCGGACCTGCTCAACATGATCAATGAGATACTTGATCTGTCCAAAATTGAAGCCGGAAAGATGGCACTGACTCTGCGTAAAATCGAAATCCCCGAATTTGCCCGGAATATTGGGGCCACCTTTTCCCATATGGCCCGGGAAAAAAAGCTGGAGCTTGATGTCCGTGTGGATTCCGATTGCCTGCCATCAATTTTCAGTGATTTTGAACGGGTCAAACAGGTGTTGAAAAACCTGATCGCCAATGCCGTTAAATTCACATCCCAAGGCGGCATTTACGTCTCTTTTTACAGGCCTGACAAGGAGGTTGTGCTGGGCCAAAGCCTGACCGGCAATGACATATTAGCCGTGTCCGTTAAGGATACGGGCATCGGCATTGCCAAAGATAAGCAGACATTGATATTTGAAGCCTTCCAGCAGTCGGAAGGCGGAATATCCAGAAAATACGGCGGTACGGGGCTCGGCCTCTCCATATGCAGGGAGCTGTCAAAGCTGTTGGGCGGTGAAATCCATCTGCAAAGCACCCCGGGCAAAGGATCGACGTTCACCCTGTACCTGCCGGCCGGACTTGATCGTAAAGAACAGCCCATTGAAAAGGAAACCCAAGCCGTTCATCCGCCCCCCGAATCCGCTGCCCCCACCAAGACCGAAGAGACACCGCCGGACATCCCGGAAACGCACCTGGTAGACCTGCCCGATGACCGGGAAAAGATTACCCCGGACAGCAAAAGCGTTCTGATCATCGAAGATGACACCCATTTTGGTAAAACCTTGATGGCTTTTTGCGCCAATCGTGGATTTCTATGCCTCTATTCAGCGACCGGAGAAAACGGACTTTCCCTGGCCCGCAAATACATTCCCAAAGCGATCATACTGGACATCAAACTGCCGGGCATGGATGGCTGGGCCGTGTTTCACAATCTGAAAGAAAATGCCGCCACCCGGCATATCCCGGTCCATTTCATGTCGGTTGAAGCACCCGTATTCAACGTACGAAACAAAGGGGCCATTGGCTTTTTGACCAAACCCGTATCACCCAAAAGTCTGGAAACGGCCATGGACCGAATTGAGACTGTGGCCACCCAAAAGGTTAAAACCCTGTTGATCGTGGAAGATAATGCCGCCCAGCAAAAAAGCATCAAACAACTTCTGGACGGACGCGACATTTTTATTGATGACGCCCCATCCGGCAAAGGCGCCCTGGCAGCCGTCAAATCAAAAAATTATGATTGTATCATTCTGGATCTGGGCCTGCCGGATATGACCGGATTTGAACTGCTGGAATGTCTGACAAATGATAGTTCGATCACGCTGCCCCCCATCATCGTATACACCGGACGGGACCTCTCCTATGAAGAGGAGGGTATTCTCAGGCGGTATTCGGAATCCATCATCATTAAGGGCGTTAAATCCGAGGAACGGCTTTTGGATGAGACCTCCTTATTTTTGCACCGCATGATGGACGACCTGCCTGCGGATAAAAAACAGATCATTACGGATATTCACAACAGCGACCGTATATTTGAGGGCAAGACGATACTCCTGGTGGACGATGACATGCGCAACATGTTCGCGCTGGCCAAAGTGCTGGCCGAGCGGAAGATGAACGTTCTAAAGGCGGAAAACGGACAAAAGGCCGTTGAGATGATTCATAATACCCCCAAAATCGATCTGGTGCTCATGGACATCATGATGCCGGTCATGGATGGGTATAAAGCCATGAAAACGATCAGAGCGGATAAAAAATATGCCGGATTGCCCATCATCGCCCTGACGGCAAAGGCCATGAAGCAGGACAAAAACGACTGTATTGCGGCCGGAGCCAACGACTACCTGACCAAGCCCGTGGATATTGACCGTCTTTTGTCCATGATGCGGGTCTGGTTGTATAAGTAG
- a CDS encoding protein-glutamate O-methyltransferase CheR — translation METTELEKLEVNLLLEAIFRRYGHDFRHYARASVHRRIHNVKIRTGVETVSELIPKVLHDPSWFKQILSEMSITVTTMFRNPGLFLFLREQVLPYLKSYPSLKIWHAGCATGQEAYSLSILLKEENLAKRTVIYATDFNDTALDTAQNGIYDIKDVKDFTKNYQAAGGTRSFSEYYHAEYGAMKLQQRLKDPITFANHNLAIDGVFSETQLILCRNVLIYFDKQLQKRVLNLFYESLAPNGFLCLGRRETIVCPTIKNKFVALDQTYKVFQKKAGRQHV, via the coding sequence ATGGAAACAACCGAACTTGAAAAATTAGAGGTGAATCTGCTGCTCGAAGCCATTTTCCGGCGGTATGGACATGATTTTCGCCACTATGCCAGGGCATCTGTTCACCGTCGGATTCATAACGTCAAAATCCGGACCGGCGTGGAAACGGTTTCGGAATTGATCCCCAAAGTATTGCATGACCCGTCATGGTTTAAACAGATTTTAAGTGAGATGTCCATTACCGTCACGACCATGTTCAGAAATCCCGGGCTGTTTCTTTTTTTAAGAGAACAGGTGCTGCCGTACCTGAAAAGCTATCCGTCACTGAAGATATGGCATGCCGGCTGTGCCACCGGACAGGAGGCCTATTCTTTGTCCATTTTGCTTAAAGAGGAAAATTTAGCCAAACGCACGGTTATTTATGCCACGGATTTTAACGACACCGCCCTGGATACGGCCCAAAACGGAATTTATGATATCAAAGACGTGAAAGACTTCACAAAAAACTACCAGGCGGCCGGCGGCACCCGGTCTTTTTCAGAATATTATCACGCCGAATACGGCGCCATGAAACTGCAGCAGCGCTTAAAAGATCCCATCACCTTTGCCAACCACAACCTGGCCATAGACGGCGTATTCAGCGAAACACAGTTGATTTTGTGCCGGAACGTATTGATCTACTTTGATAAACAACTGCAAAAACGCGTATTGAACCTGTTTTACGAAAGCCTGGCACCCAACGGATTTTTATGCCTGGGCCGCCGGGAAACCATTGTCTGTCCAACCATCAAAAATAAATTTGTGGCCCTGGACCAAACATACAAGGTATTTCAAAAAAAGGCAGGGAGGCAGCATGTTTGA
- a CDS encoding chemotaxis protein CheB has product MFEAVVIGGSAGSIEVVLSLLGNLQPDYPLPIIIVIHLHPSDRGGLAGQMDGQTAIRVKEAREKAPIEPGTVYTAPADYHLLVEHDKTFALSVDDRVNYARPSIDVLFESAAFVYGKNLIGILLSGANNDGAQGLSVIKRAGGLTVVQAPETAQYPVMPQAAVNIGCVDQLLGQTTLFDILR; this is encoded by the coding sequence ATGTTTGAAGCCGTTGTCATCGGCGGATCAGCCGGATCCATTGAGGTGGTGCTTTCGTTGCTGGGCAATTTGCAGCCGGATTATCCGTTGCCCATCATCATTGTCATACACCTGCATCCTTCGGATCGGGGGGGCCTGGCCGGGCAGATGGACGGCCAAACGGCAATCCGGGTAAAAGAGGCCCGGGAAAAGGCGCCCATTGAGCCGGGAACGGTTTATACGGCGCCTGCGGATTACCACCTGTTGGTGGAACACGATAAAACCTTTGCGCTCAGCGTGGATGATCGGGTAAACTATGCACGTCCTTCCATTGATGTTCTGTTTGAATCTGCTGCCTTTGTCTATGGGAAAAACCTGATCGGAATTCTGCTGAGCGGTGCAAATAATGACGGCGCCCAGGGCCTTTCCGTCATAAAGCGGGCCGGTGGTCTCACCGTTGTCCAGGCACCGGAAACGGCTCAATATCCGGTCATGCCCCAGGCCGCCGTTAACATTGGATGCGTGGATCAATTATTAGGTCAGACAACGTTGTTTGACATTTTGAGGTGA